The Streptomyces sp. HUAS CB01 genome has a segment encoding these proteins:
- a CDS encoding glycosyltransferase: protein MRTDTPADTTATGTLPAREHLPVVPAGTPVLDVVIPVFNEEKDLEPCVRRLHAHLARTFPYGFRITVADNASTDRTPRVAAALAASVPGVRVRRLEQKGRGRALRAVWAASDAPVLAYMDVDLSTDLNALLPLVAPLISGHSDLAIGSRLTRSSRVVRGAKREFLSRTYNLILRGSLAARFSDAQCGFKAIRRDVAELLLPMVEDTGWFFDTELLVLAERAGLRIHEVPVDWVDDPESTVRIVRTAVDDLKGVLRVGRALAVGTLPLDRLARPFGDDPRDRRIGGVPGGLARQLVGFCAVGVLSTLCYLLLYSVFRAGAGPQTANAAALLLSAVANTAANRRLTFGVRGRERAVLHQAQGLVVLGIGLALTSGSLAALDAAAGSPSHGTELAVLVVANLAATVLRFLLFRAWVFPDRRDLPRPADGVAPHVRTTGTTTGVRR, encoded by the coding sequence GCGGACACCACCGCCACGGGCACCCTGCCGGCACGGGAACATCTGCCCGTGGTCCCGGCTGGCACGCCCGTGCTCGACGTGGTCATCCCCGTCTTCAACGAGGAGAAGGACCTGGAGCCGTGCGTGCGCCGGCTCCACGCCCATCTCGCCCGCACCTTCCCGTACGGCTTCCGGATCACCGTCGCGGACAACGCGAGCACCGACCGGACGCCCCGGGTGGCGGCGGCACTCGCGGCCTCGGTGCCGGGGGTCCGGGTCCGCCGGCTGGAGCAGAAGGGCCGCGGCCGTGCGCTGCGGGCCGTGTGGGCGGCGTCCGACGCGCCCGTGCTGGCGTACATGGACGTCGATCTGTCCACCGACCTCAACGCGCTGCTGCCCCTGGTCGCCCCGCTGATCTCGGGGCACTCGGACCTGGCGATCGGCTCCCGGCTCACCCGGTCGTCGCGGGTGGTGCGCGGGGCGAAGCGGGAGTTCCTCTCCCGTACGTACAACCTGATCCTGCGCGGCTCGCTCGCCGCGCGCTTCTCCGACGCGCAGTGCGGGTTCAAGGCGATACGGCGTGACGTGGCCGAGCTCCTGCTGCCGATGGTCGAGGACACCGGCTGGTTCTTCGACACCGAGCTGCTGGTGCTTGCCGAGCGGGCGGGGCTGCGGATCCACGAGGTGCCCGTGGACTGGGTCGACGACCCGGAATCCACCGTGCGCATCGTGCGCACGGCCGTCGACGACCTGAAGGGCGTGCTGCGGGTCGGGCGGGCGCTGGCGGTCGGGACGCTGCCGCTGGACCGGCTCGCTCGGCCGTTCGGCGACGACCCGAGGGACCGCCGGATCGGCGGCGTCCCCGGCGGACTGGCCCGGCAGCTGGTCGGCTTCTGCGCCGTCGGCGTGCTCTCGACGCTCTGCTACCTGCTCCTGTACTCCGTGTTCCGGGCCGGTGCGGGGCCGCAGACCGCGAACGCCGCCGCGCTGCTGCTCTCGGCCGTCGCCAACACGGCCGCGAACCGGAGGCTGACCTTCGGGGTGCGCGGGCGGGAGCGCGCGGTGCTGCACCAGGCGCAGGGGCTGGTGGTCCTCGGTATCGGCCTCGCCCTCACCAGCGGTTCCCTCGCCGCGCTGGACGCGGCCGCGGGCAGCCCCTCCCACGGCACCGAGCTGGCCGTGCTGGTCGTGGCGAACCTTGCCGCCACCGTGCTGCGCTTCCTGCTCTTCCGCGCCTGGGTCTTTCCCGACCGCCGCGACCTCCCGCGCCCCGCGGACGGGGTGGCACCGCACGTCCGTACGACCGGCACGACCACGGGGGTCCGACGATGA